Proteins encoded by one window of Aspergillus puulaauensis MK2 DNA, chromosome 4, nearly complete sequence:
- a CDS encoding putative SNF2 family helicase/ATPase (COG:K;~EggNog:ENOG410PG55;~InterPro:IPR036306,IPR009057,IPR017884,IPR000330, IPR038718,IPR001650,IPR027417,IPR001005,IPR014001, IPR015194,IPR015195;~PFAM:PF09110,PF00176,PF09111,PF00271,PF04851;~go_component: GO:0005634 - nucleus [Evidence IEA];~go_function: GO:0003676 - nucleic acid binding [Evidence IEA];~go_function: GO:0005524 - ATP binding [Evidence IEA];~go_function: GO:0016818 - hydrolase activity, acting on acid anhydrides, in phosphorus-containing anhydrides [Evidence IEA];~go_function: GO:0031491 - nucleosome binding [Evidence IEA];~go_process: GO:0006338 - chromatin remodeling [Evidence IEA];~go_process: GO:0043044 - ATP-dependent chromatin remodeling [Evidence IEA]), translating into MAPAPVAASDPPSQADTPMTDPNEEPTSVPVDPLDAKMTGYQDTPDYTDSDTNPNTTASSVAGDAISLDGRRRRSEAFQMRKNMFGKKHGSLNENKEDDSIRRFRYLLGLTDLFRHFIETNPNPRIKEIMAEIDKRNAEEAKAKRKGSSRSGGAGGDRRRRTEQEEDAELLKDERSGGQTNTIFRDSPPFIHGEMRDYQVAGLNWLVSLHENGISGILADEMGLGKTLQTISFLGYLRHFCDITGPHLVAVPKSTLDNWKREFHKWTPEVNVLVLQGDKEERHKLINERLLDEDFDVCITSYEMVLREKSHLKKFAWEYIIIDEAHRIKNEESSLAQIIRVFNSRNRLLITGTPLQNNLHELWALLNFLLPDVFGDSEAFDQWFSNQDADQDTVVQQLHRVLRPFLLRRVKSDVEKSLLPKKEVSLYVPMSNMQVKWYQKILEKDIDAVNGAAGKRESKTRLLNIVMQLRKCCNHPYLFEGAEPGPPYTTDEHLVDNAGKMVILDKLLTRMQAQGSRVLIFSQMSRVLDILEDYCVFREYNYCRIDGTTAHEDRIAAIDDYNKPDSEKFIFLLTTRAGGLGINLTSADIVVLYDSDWNPQADLQAMDRAHRIGQTKQVVVYRFITESAIEERVLERAAQKLRLDQLVIQQGRAQQQAKNAASKEELLGMIQHGAAEIFGNESGTKTIAEGKGLSDDDIDAILRKGEERTAELSKKYEKLGIDDLQKFSSESAYEWNGKDFADKKKDIGINWINPAKRERKEQFYSIDKYYRQALATGGRTADPKPKVPRAPKQITIHDWQFFPPGLQELQEKETAYFHKEIGYKAPIPEGPEEELSEREAERDLEQQEIDNAVPLTEDEQAKKTQMSEEGFSNWNRRDFQQFVNGSAKFGRTDYVGIATEVDSKEPEEIEEYAEVFWKRYTEIQDYPKYLRVIDQGEEKLRKMGHQRKMLRKKMEMYRVPIQQLKINYTVSTTNKKVYTEEEDRFLLVMLDKYGVDGEGLYDKIRDEVRESPLFRFDWFFLSRTPVEIGRRCTTLLNTVAKEFEPDSGKANGRGRDRDDDEVENEDEAPAKKKTKGAVNKQVKAVKGSKANSASTSRASSTAPSKSRGRKK; encoded by the exons ATGGCGCCCGCACCTGTCGCAGCCTCCGATCCGCCCTCCCAGGCAGATACTCCTATGACAGACCCAAATGAAGAGCCGACGTCGGTGCCCGTGGACCCTTTGGACGCGAAGATGACG GGATACCAGGATACACCGGATTACACG GACTCGGATACAAACCCGAACACAACTGCAAGCAGTGTTGCAGGTGACGCAATTTCATTGGATGGCCGAAGGCGAAGATCTGAGGCTTTCCAGATGAGAAAAAACATGTTCGGCAAGAAACACGGCTCCTTGAATGAGAATAAG GAAGATGACTCGATTCGGAGATTCCGCTACCTCCTTGGGCTCACAGATCTTTTCCGTCATTTTATCGAAACGAACCCTAATCCCCGCATCAAAGAAATCATGGCCGAAATTGACAAACGGAATGCCGAAGAAGCAAAGGCGAAGCGGAAGGGCTCCTCGCGGTCAGGAGGTGCAGGCGGCGATCGGAGACGACGGACGGaacaggaggaagatgctgaACTTTTGAAGGATGAGAGGAGCGGTGGTCAGACCAACACAATTTTCCGAGATTCACCACCGTTCATTCATGGCGAAATGCGCGACTACCAAGTTGCTGGATTGAACTGGCTGGTTTCTTTGCATGAGAACGGCATTTCGGGGATTTTGGCAGATGAGATGGGTCTAGGCAAAACCCTTCAGACGATTTCGTTCCTCGGATATCTCCGGCACTTTTGCGATATTACTGGCCCTCATCTTGTCGCAGTTCCCAAATCCACTCTAGACAACTGGAAGCGAGAATTTCACAAGTGGACTCCCGAAGTCAATGTCCTTGTGTTACAGGGAGACAAGGAGGAGCGCCACAAGTTGATCAACGAGAGACTTCTGGATGAGGACTTCGATGTCTGCATTACTAGTTATGAAATGGTTCTCCGGGAAAAGTCACATCTGAAGAAGTTTGCCTGGGAGTATATCATTATTGACGAAGCGCACCGAATTAAGAACGAAGAATCGTCGCTCGCCCAGATAATTCGCGTTTTCAATTCCCGAAATCGTCTTTTAATTACTGGTACCCCGCTTCAGAACAACCTTCACGAACTTTGGGCTCTTCTCAATTTCTTGCTACCAGATGTTTTTGGTGATTCAGAGGCTTTTGACCAATGGTTCTCGAACCAAGATGCGGACCAGGATACCGTTGTGCAACAACTTCACCGTGTTTTACGGCCATTTTTGCTTCGTCGCGTGAAGAGCGACGTAGAGAAGAGTCTGCTTCCGAAGAAGGAAGTTAGCCTATACGTTCCCATGTCGAACATGCAGGTAAAATGGTATCAGAAGATTCTTGAGAAAGATATCGATGCTGTCAATGGTGCCGCTGGAAAGCGAGAGTCGAAGACACGTCTGCTGAACATCGTCATGCAATTGCGGAAATGCTGCAACCACCCCTACCTATTCGAAGGCGCGGAGCCAGGTCCCCCGTATACGACCGATGAACATCTTGTGGATAATGCCGGGAAAATGGTCATCCTTGACAAGCTTCTTACTCGTATGCAGGCTCAAGGAAGCCGAGTCCTCATTTTCTCCCAAATGAGCCGTGTTCTGGATATTTTGGAAGATTACTGTGTGTTCCGAGAGTACAATTATTGCCGCATTGACGGAACTACAGCTCACGAGGACCGAATTGCCGCGATTGATGACTATAACAAACCGGATTCCGAGAAGTTCATCTTCCTTCTAACCACGCGAGCTGGAGGGCTGGGCATCAACTTGACTAGTGCGGATATTGTTGTTCTTTACGACAGCGATTGGAATCCCCAAGCTGATTTACAGGCGATGGACCGTGCTCACCGTATCGGGCAGACGAAGCAGGTGGTTGTGTACAGGTTTATCACTGAATCGGCTATTGAAGAGAGGGTCTTGGAACGTGCAGCGCAAAAGCTGCGCTTGGATCAGCTTGTCATCCAACAAGGTCGTGCACAGCAACAAGCCAAGAACGCTGCTTCCAAGGAGGAGTTGCTTGGTATGATTCAACACGGAGCTGCCGAAATTTTCGGCAATGAGAGTGGGACGAAGACAATTGCGGAGGGTAAGGGACTCTCCGATGACGACATTGATGCAATTCTGCGTAAAGGTGAAGAACGAACGGCGGAGCTTAGCAAGAAATACGAAAAGCTGGGAATCGATGATCTACAGAAATTCAGCTCAGAGAGTGCGTACGAATGGAATGGAAAGGACTTCgccgacaagaagaaagatattgGAATCAACTGGATCAACCCCGCAAAGCgtgagaggaaggagcaattCTATTCCATCGACAAGTACTATCGTCAGGCTCTTGCTACCGGCGGACGCACAGCCGATCCCAAACCCAAGGTTCCTCGGGCACCGAAGCAGATTACCATTCATGACTGGCAATTTTTCCCACCCGGCCTTCAGGAACTTCAGGAGAAAGAGACTGCTTATTTCCACAAGGAAATTGGCTACAAGGCTCCTATTCCCGAAGGTCCAGAGGAGGAACTCAGCGAGCGTGAAGCTGAACGTGAcctggagcagcaggagattgATAACGCCGTGCCCCTAACGGAAGATGAACAAGCAAAGAAAACACAAATGTCAGAGGAAGGCTTCTCAAACTGGAACCGTCGTGATTTCCAACAGTTCGTCAACGGGTCCGCCAAATTTGGCCGCACTGACTACGTCGGGATTGCGACTGAGGTTGACAGCAAGGAGccagaagaaatcgaggagTACGCAGAGGTATTCTGGAAGCGATACACTGAGATCCAGGACTACCCCAAGTATCTCCGTGTCATTGACCAGGGTGAAGAGAAGCTCCGGAAAATGGGCCACCAGCGCAAGATGCtccggaagaagatggagatgtaCCGTGTGCCGATCCAGCAACTCAAGATCAACTACACCGTCTCGACTACTAACAAGAAGGTCTAcacggaagaggaggatcgTTTCCTGCTCGTGATGCTTGATAAATACGGcgtcgacggcgagggcTTGTACGACAAGATCCGCGACGAGGTCCGCGAATCACCGCTCTTCCGCTTCGATTGGTTCTTCCTCAGCCGAACGCCAGTTGAGATCGGTCGCCGCTGCACCACATTACTGAACACAGTTGCCAAGGAGTTCGAACCAGACAGCGGCAAGGCAAACGGCCGTGGCCGTGACcgtgacgacgatgaagtGGAAAATGAAGACGAGGCAccggcaaagaagaagaccaagggtGCAGTG AACAAGCAAGTTAAAGCCGTTAAAGGCAGCAAGGCAAACTCAGCTTCCACATCGCGGGCCTCCTCGACAGCACCCTCTAAATCAAGAGGTCGGAAGAAGTGA
- a CDS encoding hexadecenal dehydrogenase (COG:C;~EggNog:ENOG410PGT9;~InterPro:IPR015590,IPR012394,IPR016161,IPR016162, IPR016163;~PFAM:PF00171;~go_function: GO:0016491 - oxidoreductase activity [Evidence IEA];~go_function: GO:0016620 - oxidoreductase activity, acting on the aldehyde or oxo group of donors, NAD or NADP as acceptor [Evidence IEA];~go_process: GO:0006081 - cellular aldehyde metabolic process [Evidence IEA];~go_process: GO:0055114 - oxidation-reduction process [Evidence IEA]): MGATDIPELQYTPIDEIQERVARVKKTFLEHKTRDVEFRLVQLRKLYWAIKDHEQQIIEALRLDLRKPRFESEVGESVWLENDIVFISKNLHKWVKDEKADDIDLTFKFMNPKIRKDPLGTVLVIGAFNFPFQLTLGPVLGAIAAGNTVVIKPSENAPRSAVVMQKIIESSLDPSCYAFVQGAVPETQALLSERWDKIFFTGGASVGRIIAKAAAPHLTPVVLELGGINPAIVTKSANPRLVARRMLWGKLMNAGQVCTSQNYLLVDRSLVPAVVDEFKKAYKEFYPRGAKASPDYSRIVNEGAFHRLKGMIDNSQGKILMGGTMDEKDLFIEPTVVQVESPDDSMLVQESFGPLIPILPVDNLDEAVNIANNIQSTPLGLYPFGSKADTEKILSKTRSGGVSVNDAALHIPTLPFGGVGESGYGAYRGRTSFDVFVHRRTITSSPGWLESILAIRYPPYAGKLNKFKAASVQAPDFDRSGRKIRFGLLRFILTLGGGSAKAGASRAAVVAAVAYLVMKILEHRSSKL, from the exons ATGGGTGCCACCGACATCCCCGAGCTCCAGTACACTCCGatcgacgagatccaggaacGGGTCGCTCGCGTGAAGAAGACATTTTTGGAGCACAAGACCAGAGACGTCGAGTTTAGGCTTGTCCAGCTTCGAAAGCTCTACTGGGC CATCAAGGACCACGAGCAGCAAATCATTGAAGCCCTCCGCCTCGACCTCCGAAAGCCCCGGTTCGAGTCAGAAGTCGGTGAAAGCGTTTGGTTGGAAAATGACATCGTTTTCATCTCGAAGAACCTTCACAAATgggtgaaggatgagaaggccGATGATATTGATCTCACCTTCAAGTTCATGAACCCCAAGATCCGCAAGGACCCTCTTGGTACCGTTCTGGTGATTGG TGCCTTCAACTTCCCCTTCCAGTTGACTCTTGGTCCTGTCCTCGGTGCCATCGCCGCCGGAAACACTGTCGTGATAAAGCCGAGTGAGAATGCCCCCAGGAGCGCCGTCGTCATGCAGAAGATTATCGAGTCCTCGCTCGACCCATCCTGCTACGCCTTCGTCCAGGGTGCCGTCCCCGAAACTCAGGCTCTGCTCTCAGAGCGATGGGAtaagatcttcttcaccggTGGTGCCTCCGTTGGTCGTATCATCGCAAAGGCAGCTGCTCCCCACTTGACCCCCGTGGTACTGGAGTTGGGTGGTATCAACCCTGCCATTGTCACCAAGTCTGCAAACCCTAGGCTAGTCGCCCGAAGAATGCTCTGGGGCAAGCTTATGAATGCTGGTCAGGTTTGCACGTCTCAGAACTACTTACTCGTTGACAGGAGTCTCGTACCCGCTGTGGTCGATGAGTTCAAGAAGGCGTACAAGGAATTCTATCCTCGCGGAGCCAAGGCCTCCCCAGATTACTCTCGCATTGTCAACGAGGGCGCCTTCCACCGCCTGAAGGGGATGATTGATAACTCTCAGGGCAAGATCCTTATGGGTGGCACCATGGACGAGAAGGATCTCTTCATTGAGCCTACTGTTGTCCAGGTTGAGTCTCCCGACGACTCCATGCTCGTCCAAGAGAGCTTCGGTCCTCTCATCCCCATTCTTCCCGTTGACAACCTTGACGAGGCCGTCAACATTGCAAACAACATCCAAAGCACACCCCTAGGTCTCTACCCGTTCGGATCCAAGGCCGACACCGAGAAGA TCCTTTCTAAGACCCGCTCCGGTGGTGTCTCCGTCAACGACGCTGCTCTGCACATCCCCACCCTTCCATTCGGTGGTGTCGGTGAAAGTGGCTACGGTGCGTACCGTGGCCGCACCAGCTTTGATGTCTTTGTGCACCGTCGCACAATCACAAGCAGCCCCGGCTGGCTCGAGTCTATTTTGGCTATCCGGTACCCGCCGTATGCCGGAAAGCTGAACAAGTTCAAGGCCGCCAGTGTTCAGGCTCCTGACTTCGACCGCTCCGGCCGTAAGATCCGCTTCGGCTTGCTTCGTTTCATCCTCACACTCGGCGGAGGATCAGCTAAAGCCGGCGCTAGCcgtgctgctgttgttgctgctg TGGCCTATCTCGTCATGAAGATTCTCGAACACCGGAGCTCAAAGCTCTGA
- the NAT1_2 gene encoding arylamine N-acetyltransferase family protein (COG:Q;~EggNog:ENOG410PKHI;~InterPro:IPR001447,IPR038765;~PFAM:PF00797;~go_function: GO:0016407 - acetyltransferase activity [Evidence IEA]), whose translation MPPRYTPDQLEAYLQRIGYANSTGGTGLTRLQQLHQSIQEDALSALADLQRRHLGSIPWGNSAIHYSQHHSISTHPSAVFEKLVVRRLDGYCMENTNLFYVVLLSLGYQVYPSAGRVSSAAADPKNAGPDARYGALGHMVIIVTVDNKKYMVDVGFGNNVPTRPLPLEENTTTVNIAPTDMRLVKEALPEAVDKSQKFWIYQIRFDPESNWAPLYAFSEVEFLPQDFGVLNFATNKLPSSWFTQKVVTVQHILDAAGSDIEGLYIMAGKEVKVRTNGKTEVVQELQNEEDRVGALEKWFGIKLLDYEAAGIQGLGSELR comes from the exons ATGCCACCCCGCTATACCCCAGATCAACTAGAAGCCTACCTGCAGCGCATCGGATACGCAAACTCCACCGGCGGAACAGGACTCACCCGACTGCAACAACTTCACCAATCTATCCAAGAGGATGCGTTGAGTGCTCTGGCAGACCTCCAACGCCGTCATCTAGGCTCAATCCCATGGGGCAATTCGGCTATCCACTACTCGCAGCATCACAGCATCTCTACCCACCCATCTGCGGTGTTTGAGAAGCTGGTTGTTCGCCGCCTGGATGGATATTGCATGGAGAACACCAACTTGTTCTATGTTGTTCTCCTGTCGCTTGGCTACCAGGTTTATCCTTCCGCGGGGAGAGTATCgagtgcagcagcagatccTAAGAATGCTGGGCCAGACGCTCGATATGGTGCTCT AGGACACATGGTGATTATAGTAACAGTCGATAACAAGAAATATATG GTCGACGTGGGCTTCGGCAACAACGTGCCAACCAGGCCTCTGCCACTCGAAGAGAATACCACTACAGTCAACATTGCCCCGACGGATATGCGGCTGGTTAAAGAGGCTCTCCCAGAAGCAGTGGATAAAAGCCAAAAGTTCTGGATCTATCAAATTAGATTTGATCCTGAGAGCAATTGGGCGCCGCTATACGCATTTTCTGAGGTCGAATTCCTCCCCCAGGACTTTGGCGTGCTGAATTTCGCAACCAACAAGCTGCCGAGTAGCTGGTTTACGCAGAAGGTTGTCACGGTTCAGCATATTCTTGACGCGGCAGGGAGTGATATTGAGGGGTTGTACATTATGGCCGGGAAGGAAGTGAAAGTGCGGACTAATGGGAAGACAGAGGTTGTACAGGAGTTACAGAACGAGGAAGATAGAGTGGGCGCTCTAGAGAAGTGGTTTGGCATTAAACTCTTGGATTATGAAGCCGCAGGGATCCAGGGCCTAGGGTCTGAGCTGAGATAG
- a CDS encoding RraA family protein (COG:H;~EggNog:ENOG410PNN2;~InterPro:IPR005493,IPR036704;~PFAM:PF03737), producing the protein MEPTRLLSRTLYHLRPTVTCRYPFKYQLFPFPAFPASRAMSTSIQAKLDTLRNYSACDVSDALLKLQKPTPGSAPRAGHLADFTPFSPTIGRNTTTPKIIAPASTIKFIPKSSSPPESTPEPNTFPAGKHWVDCTEPGTIVIIEQPAGQHCAVVGGIMAVRMKSLGIEGVVVNGRIRDLSEIHAASLPVWAKGTSTVGTGAEAKAGLRNVKIDVGGVDVEPGDIIFCDPLEGVVAIPRDLLDQVLETMPKLIAMDDKVKEAVEQGSSVQDAFKKFRG; encoded by the exons ATGGAACCGACGCGTCTCCTTTCTAGAACTTTGTATCATCTTCGCCCAACAGTCACTTGTCGATATCCCTTCAAATACCAgctctttcccttccccgCTTTCCCCGCATCGCGCGCAATGTCGACCTCCATCCAAGCGAAACTGGACACTCTCCGCAACTATTCTGCCTGTGAT GTATCCGACGCCCTCCTCAAACTCCAGAAACCCACCCCGGGTTCTGCCCCGCGGGCAGGCCATCTAGCTGACTTCA CTCCCTTCTCCCCCACAATTGGCCGCAACACCACAACACCCAAAATCATCGCCCCAGCCTCAACCATAAAATTCATCCCCAAATCCTCAAGCCCACCAGAATCCACCCCCGAACCCAACACCTTCCCAGCAGGGAAGCATTGGGTCGACTGCACGGAGCCCGGCACAATCGTAATAATCGAACAGCCAGCCGGGCAGCACTGCGCCGTCGTCGGTGGGATCATGGCCGTGCGCATGAAGAGTCTCGGCATCGAGGGTGTCGTTGTGAATGGGCGAATTCGCGACCTCTCTGAGATCCATGCGGCCAGTTTGCCGGTTTGGGCAAAGGGGACGTCTACGGTGGGTACTGGGGCGGAGGCGAAGGCTGGTCTGAGGAATGTGAAGATTGATGTTGGGGGCGTGGACGTTGAGCCG GGTGATATCATCTTCTGTGACCCGTTAGAAGGCGTTGTTGCTATTCCGCGTGATCTGCTCGACCAGGTCCTTGAGACTATGCCGAAGCTTATTGCTATGGATGACAAGGTGAAGGAGGCCGTTGAGCAGGGATCCAGCGTTCAGGATGCTTTCAAGAAATTCCGTGGTTAA
- the POT1 gene encoding 3-ketoacyl-coA thiolase peroxisomal A precursor (COG:I;~EggNog:ENOG410PFKZ;~InterPro:IPR016039,IPR020613,IPR020610,IPR020617, IPR020616,IPR020615,IPR002155;~PFAM:PF00108,PF02803;~TransMembrane:1 (i397-415o);~go_function: GO:0016746 - transferase activity, transferring acyl groups [Evidence IEA];~go_function: GO:0016747 - transferase activity, transferring acyl groups other than amino-acyl groups [Evidence IEA]): MSGAQQRLTQVASHIGAPKGSSAITDKNPDDIVVTCALRSALTKGGKGGFKDTAAADILTGVFKGVINRSGIDPNLVEDISVGTVLAPGGGATEFRAAALVAGFPESTAVKGLNRQCSSGLQAIVDIANAIKSGMIDVGIGAGVESMSSQYGPGAVTEFSDLLENHEESANCKVPMGVLSENMAKDRNISRASQDAFAASSYQKALKAQKAGLFNEEILPLDVKWTDPKTDEEKTITVKADDGIREGITAESLGKIRPAFAKDGSIHTGNASQISDGAAAVLLMKRSTAERLGQKIIGKFASASVVGVKPLLMGVGPWKAIPVALEKAGITKDDVDIFEINEAFASQCVWCVNELGIPQEKINPKGGAIAFGHPLGCTGARQISTLMTELKRTDKKIGVTSMCVGTGMGMAAVWVRE, from the exons ATGTCTGGTG CTCAGCAGCGTTTAACTCAGGTGGCTTCCCACATCGGGGCTCCCAAGGGATCTTCCGCGATCACAGATAAGAACCCCGACGACATCGTCGTAACATGCGCGCTCCGCAGCGCTCTCACCAAAGGCGGCAAGGGTGGCTTCAAGGAcaccgccgccgctgatATTCTCACTGGTGTTTTCAAGGGTGTGATTAACCGCAGCGGCATCGACCCTAACCTTGTCGAGGATATCTCAGTCGGTACCGTCCTTGCccctggtggtggtgctaCGGAGTTCCGTGCTGCCGCTCTCGTGGCTGGTTTCCCTGAATCCACAGCCGTCAAGGGTCTGAACCGTCAGTGCTCTAGCGGTCTTCAGGCTATTGTGGATATTGCCAATGCTATCAAGTCTGGCATGATCGATGTTGGTAtcggtgctggtgttgagagcATGTCTTCTCAGTACGG CCCTGGTGCCGTCACCGAATTCTCTGATCTGCTCGAGAACCACGAAGAGTCCGCTAACTGCAAGGTCCCTATGGGTGTTCTATCCGAGAACATGGCCAAGGACCGCAACATCTCCCGCGCCTCCCAGGATGCCTTCGCCGCCTCTTCATACCAGAAGGCCCTCAAGGCTCAAAAGGCCGGCCTGTTCAACGAGGAGATCCTCCCTCTGGATGTCAAGTGGACCGACCCCAAGACCGATGAGGAGAAGACCATCACCGTCAAGGCCGACGATGGTATCCGCGAGGGTATCACCGCTGAGTCTCTCGGCAAGATCCGCCCTGCCTTCGCCAAGGACGGTTCCATCCACACCGGTAACGCCTCTCAGATCTCTGACGGCGCCGCTGCCGTGCTCCTCATGAAGCGCTCCACCGCCGAGCGCCTCGGCCAGAAGATCATCGGCAAGTTCGCATCTGCCAGCGTTGTCGGTGTCAAGCCCCTGCTCATGGGTGTTGGCCCATGGAAGGCCATCCCCGTTGCCCTCGAGAAGGCCGGCATCACCAAGGACGACGTCGACATCTTTGAGATCAACGAGGCTTTTGCTTCCCAGTGCGTCTGGTGTGTCAACGAGCTCGGAATTCcccaggagaagatcaaccCCAAGGGTGGTGCCATTGCATTCGGACACCCGCTTGGTTGCACGGGTGCGCGCCAGATCAGCACGCTGATGACGGAGCTGAAGCGCACGGATAAGAAGATCGGTGTTACCAGCATGTGTGTTGGTACTGGTATGGGTATGGCTGCTGTCTGGGTCAGGGAGTAG
- a CDS encoding uncharacterized protein (COG:S;~EggNog:ENOG410PTYK;~TransMembrane:1 (n4-13c17/18o141-158i)) — MRRLPTISIFAALPARPSPSCSPFAITSRLQPHLRSAFNPNPQIPTIYRPFSHTPTISNSNSPFRLSSTPQSTPPPPPPTDPDSEFPDNDGEYYSPYKPKRQWPPDMSKLSPKHQFRLERKYRRRAALKYARPTWSKATRLVQWGTIGFVILYALLFMEWDERGGKPIEEFREYIFGTLKGAFSAPPSQVSMRRSEDSTRESDS, encoded by the exons ATGCGCAGGTTACCAACAATCTCAATATTTGCTGCCTTGCCAGCGCGACCAAGTCCATCATGCTCCCCTTTCGCCATTACAAGCAGACTCCAACCGCATCTCCGCTCCGCATTT AACCCCAACCCGCAAATACCAACCATCTATAGACCCTTCTCGCACACACCTACTATCTCaaactccaactccccctTCCGCCTCTCCTCCACGCCCCAAtccacaccaccaccaccaccacccacCGACCCGGACTCCGAATTCCCAGATAATGACGGCGAATACTACAGCCCCTACAAGCCAAAGCGCCAATGGCCACCAGATATGTCCAAACTATCCCCGAAACACCAGTTCCGGCTTGAGCGCAAATACCGCCGGCGCGCGGCGCTCAAGTACGCGCGCCCGACGTGGTCCAAGGCGACTAGGTTGGTGCAGTGGGGGACTATTGGGT TCGTTATTTTATACGCCCTATTGTTCATGGAGTGGGATGAGAGAGGCGGGAAGCCAATCGAGGAG TTCCGTGAATATATCTTCGGTACCTTGAAGGGAGCATTCTcggctcctccatctcaagTGTCTATGAGGCGTTCGGAGGATTCAACGCGGGAGTCAGATTCTTAG